The sequence GATGCAAGTTCCGGAGGAGTCTTCTCAAGAGTAAATTTTATAGCCTCTACTATATTATTAACCGGCTCCTTCATTGCTTCATATATCTCTGAAGAACTTATCTCTATAGTATTCGGAAGTCCGCTTATCAGATCCCTTCCTCGTATACTCATCTTCGTTTCTTTTTCCTTAATATCAGCCGAACCAATGGAAATTTTCACTTCTTCCGCTGTTCTTTCACCAATCATCAAATTATATTCCTTCTTAATATAATATACGATAGATTCATCTAATTCATCTCCGGCAATTCTTATAGAACGGCTGGTAACTATTCCTCCCAAAGATATGACTGCAACTTCCGCTGTACCTCCTCCTATATCTACGATCATGCTTCCGGTTGCTTCGTGAACAGGAAGACCTGCTCCTATTGCTGCGGCCATAGGCTCTTCTATTAAATAAGCCTCTCTTGCTCCTGCATGAATAGTAGCTTCTTCTACAGCTCTCTTTTCCACCTCGGTAACACCTGATGGAACACATATTACCACTCTCGGCTGAAATATTGTTTTCTTCTGAATTGCTTTTCTTATAAAATATTTAAGCATATTCTGCGTTATATCAAAATCAGCAATAACTCCGTCCTTTAAAGGTCTTATAGCTACTATATGTCCCGGAGTCCTGCCTATCATTTTCTTTGCCTCTTCGCCTACTGCTAAAACCTGCTTTGTATTTGTCTGAATTGCTACTACAGAAGGCTCTCTCAATACTATTCCTTTTCCTTTCATATATACCAAAGTATTTGCTGTTCCTAAATCTATACCCATATCTTTCGTAAAACTACTGAATAAGCCCATATATTGTTCCTTCCTTTCTTCTCCTTAAATTATACTTCTTTCCTTAAAACTTACATATCTATTATCACCAATTATTATATGGTCTAACACCGTAATCCCGACAATATTACCCGCTTCTATTAGTCTATTAGTAATATTGATATCTTCAGGACTGGGATTTGGATCTCCACTTGGGTGATTATGTATTAAAATAATGGAATTTGCACTCTTTCTAATAGCCAAATTAAAAACTTCCCGAGGATGCACAATGGAAGAATTCAAATTTCCAACAGAAATTGTTTCAATACTTATTATATTATTCTTTGTATTTAATATCGCTATTTTAAAATATTCCTTTTTTAAATATCTCATCTCCTCCATGAGCAGATTTACTAAAACCTCAGGAGAACTTACCTGGATTTTTTCCATATTATAATTATATTGAGATGAAATTCTCTTTCCCAGTTCGACTGCAGCGACTATCTGTGCTGCTTTACAATATCCGATTCCCTTGATTTGGGTTAACTCTTCCTGTTTAACATCAGACAAATATCCGATTCCGTTTTGATCCATGGATAATATCTTCTGAGCCAAGTCCATAGCGGTATCATCTTTATGCCCGGTTCTTATGATTATGGCCAAAAGCTCCGAATTAGATAAAAAACCTACACCATGCCTTTGAAGCTTTTCCCTTGGTCTCTCTGAAACAGGCCAGCTTTTAATCGTATAATTCCCTAAGGTTACATCTTTTTTCTCCATAGGATTTTCTACTCTCCTTGAAAATAATGTTTTTTCATAATAAACTTATATTAAAATATTTTTCTAAAAGATAATCAAGTTTAAAAACCGGCATACCTACTACATTAGAATAACATCCCTCAATTCTTTCAACTAATATTTCTCCATATCCTTGTATTCCGTACCCTCCAGCTTTATCCTCATATTCATTGGTTTCTATATAATTTTTGATTTTATCATCACTTAATTTTCTAAACACTACCTTTGTTTTCTCATAATCTATAATTTTAATATTTGAATCTGCCTCTATAATTGATATTCCAGTTACTACATTATGTTCTCTCCCACTCAACAGTTTTATCATATTAAAGGAATCCCACTCATCTTTAGGTTTTCCCAATATCATATTATCTATATAAACAACAGTATCAGCTCCGATTATTATTTCGTGATTTTTAAAATACTTTTCAACACTTTTGGCTTTCTCGAATGATAATGACATAACCGTTTCTTCCGGACTAAAATTTCCCCTTACTTTTTCATTTATAAAACTGGGATATATTTCTAAGTCAATCTTATATTTAGAAAGAATATCCTTTCTCCTTGAAGAAGAGGATGCCAATATTACTTTTCTCATATATAATACCACCTAATCTCTATTAATTCCTATTTTTTTTAAATTTTTTTCTAAATTTTTATTAATATAAATTGAAGAAAGACCAACAAAATATCCTGTAAGAAGACTTACGGGAAGCAATGGGGGTAAATAAGAAAATACCTTAAAATTATTCATTATCAGACTTGCCACTGCCACTTGAGAAACATTATGAGCTACTGCCCCAAATATACTTACTCCAATAAGACTAAATATATTGGAAAAGTATTTATAGACAAAATACATAATTAGGCAACTAAAAACCGAACCTAATAAACTATATATTAAACTGGAAACACTTCCTGTGCTTAACACAAAAGCTATACTCTTCAATATTCCTACAATTAATGCTTCTTTAAAGCCAAATAATACTAAAGTTATCAATATGACAATATTGGAAAGTCCCAGTTTAGCTCCAGGTATAATAAAAGGGACAGGAATAAAGGATTCTATAATACTTAATGCCAATCCCATAGAAACCAGCAATGCCAAAAACAACATA is a genomic window of Acidilutibacter cellobiosedens containing:
- a CDS encoding rod shape-determining protein; the protein is MGLFSSFTKDMGIDLGTANTLVYMKGKGIVLREPSVVAIQTNTKQVLAVGEEAKKMIGRTPGHIVAIRPLKDGVIADFDITQNMLKYFIRKAIQKKTIFQPRVVICVPSGVTEVEKRAVEEATIHAGAREAYLIEEPMAAAIGAGLPVHEATGSMIVDIGGGTAEVAVISLGGIVTSRSIRIAGDELDESIVYYIKKEYNLMIGERTAEEVKISIGSADIKEKETKMSIRGRDLISGLPNTIEISSSEIYEAMKEPVNNIVEAIKFTLEKTPPELASDIMEQGITLSGGGALLDGIDRLISRETGMPVYIAENPLDCVALGAGKTLGSIDVLKRTSSNNNRIG
- the radC gene encoding RadC family protein translates to MEKKDVTLGNYTIKSWPVSERPREKLQRHGVGFLSNSELLAIIIRTGHKDDTAMDLAQKILSMDQNGIGYLSDVKQEELTQIKGIGYCKAAQIVAAVELGKRISSQYNYNMEKIQVSSPEVLVNLLMEEMRYLKKEYFKIAILNTKNNIISIETISVGNLNSSIVHPREVFNLAIRKSANSIILIHNHPSGDPNPSPEDINITNRLIEAGNIVGITVLDHIIIGDNRYVSFKERSII
- a CDS encoding nucleoside triphosphate pyrophosphatase, with the protein product MRKVILASSSSRRKDILSKYKIDLEIYPSFINEKVRGNFSPEETVMSLSFEKAKSVEKYFKNHEIIIGADTVVYIDNMILGKPKDEWDSFNMIKLLSGREHNVVTGISIIEADSNIKIIDYEKTKVVFRKLSDDKIKNYIETNEYEDKAGGYGIQGYGEILVERIEGCYSNVVGMPVFKLDYLLEKYFNISLL
- a CDS encoding Gx transporter family protein → MRNIRSMLFLALLVSMGLALSIIESFIPVPFIIPGAKLGLSNIVILITLVLFGFKEALIVGILKSIAFVLSTGSVSSLIYSLLGSVFSCLIMYFVYKYFSNIFSLIGVSIFGAVAHNVSQVAVASLIMNNFKVFSYLPPLLPVSLLTGYFVGLSSIYINKNLEKNLKKIGINRD